From Planococcus halocryophilus, the proteins below share one genomic window:
- a CDS encoding alpha/beta hydrolase, translating into MKKWLLRIVVSVLALLVIVVVGFIIYAQFDYGPSAVLTKNVDLTAIEKDEEGLFFQPGSPNGKGIILYQGAKVEKEAYAYLGQSLSEQGFAVSIPQLPLNFGILGAGTADDVIDEHAEVEEWFVGGHSLGGVAASFYAEDPSRKLKGLYFLGSYPTSDFSKSDLAMLSIYGELDGLSKVQDIEDSKQLFAKDRSFVEIEGGNHAQFGLYGEQKGDNSAEITPIEQQDQVVEAITTWINKN; encoded by the coding sequence ATGAAAAAATGGCTGCTGCGTATTGTGGTAAGTGTTTTGGCATTACTAGTGATTGTCGTTGTTGGTTTTATCATTTATGCTCAATTTGATTATGGCCCGAGTGCTGTGCTAACTAAAAATGTGGATTTGACTGCAATTGAAAAAGATGAAGAAGGCCTGTTTTTTCAACCGGGATCGCCAAACGGTAAAGGAATAATCCTTTATCAAGGGGCAAAAGTTGAAAAAGAAGCTTATGCTTATTTGGGTCAATCTTTAAGTGAACAAGGCTTTGCTGTATCGATCCCTCAACTGCCATTGAATTTTGGAATTCTGGGTGCTGGAACGGCAGATGACGTCATTGACGAACATGCAGAAGTAGAAGAGTGGTTCGTTGGCGGTCATTCTTTAGGAGGCGTCGCCGCTTCTTTTTATGCAGAAGACCCATCCCGAAAACTTAAGGGACTGTATTTTTTAGGTTCGTATCCTACGAGTGATTTTTCGAAAAGCGATTTAGCGATGCTGTCGATTTACGGTGAATTGGATGGCTTATCCAAAGTTCAAGATATTGAAGATAGTAAACAATTGTTTGCTAAAGATCGTTCTTTTGTAGAAATAGAAGGTGGCAATCACGCCCAATTTGGTTTATATGGTGAACAAAAAGGTGATAATTCAGCCGAAATCACACCAATTGAGCAACAAGACCAAGTAGTAGAAGCGATAACAACATGGATAAACAAAAACTGA
- a CDS encoding class I SAM-dependent methyltransferase has translation MDLQKMHDQLAERILDKQLVSATISQPRLKSSDVKRIKLKPVEIKKDYFIQFEYQHEHVLKHENLSPEETVAKLTSLFIDFRQALFQFTEEKVQIQLSKKSKVSWKTEQTGTQKVELSHNRKKQYLLEDGVPYPFLVRLGVQNSDGKVKKQKYDKFRQINRFIEFIDDTLAYLPQDRTVRILDFGSGKSYLTFALYHYLRIEKGLDLRVTGLDLKKEVIEECQQIAQDLRYEQLEFLVGDINDYNDESAVDMVVTLHACDVATDMALSRAVKWDAKVILSVPCCQHELNSQIDAPELGIMLQHGLIKERFSALATDSIRAELLSLVGYETQLMEFIDMEHTPKNILIRAYKTGKKPSTGQFERYQQFTSLLSAKPFLENELKEYL, from the coding sequence ATGGACTTACAAAAAATGCACGATCAACTAGCAGAACGAATTTTAGATAAACAACTTGTTTCAGCCACAATTAGCCAACCCCGGTTAAAGTCAAGTGACGTCAAACGAATCAAGCTAAAACCCGTTGAAATAAAAAAAGATTATTTCATTCAATTCGAATACCAACATGAACATGTGTTAAAACACGAAAACTTATCTCCAGAAGAAACTGTAGCGAAATTAACTTCCTTATTCATCGATTTTCGACAAGCTCTTTTTCAATTTACAGAAGAAAAAGTTCAAATTCAGCTGTCGAAAAAATCAAAAGTTAGCTGGAAAACAGAGCAAACGGGCACTCAAAAAGTTGAACTTTCGCACAATCGTAAAAAGCAGTATTTATTAGAAGATGGCGTTCCATACCCATTTCTTGTGCGCCTTGGTGTTCAAAATTCAGATGGCAAAGTCAAAAAGCAGAAATACGATAAATTTCGCCAAATCAACCGCTTTATCGAATTTATCGATGACACGCTCGCTTATTTGCCGCAAGACCGTACCGTCCGTATTCTTGATTTTGGTTCTGGAAAATCCTATTTAACTTTTGCACTTTATCATTATTTACGCATCGAAAAAGGCTTGGACCTCCGAGTTACCGGACTCGATTTAAAAAAAGAAGTAATCGAAGAATGCCAGCAGATTGCCCAAGACTTGCGCTATGAGCAACTTGAATTTCTAGTGGGTGACATTAACGATTATAATGACGAATCCGCAGTAGACATGGTTGTCACGTTACACGCATGCGACGTAGCAACCGATATGGCGTTATCACGTGCCGTTAAATGGGATGCCAAAGTCATCTTGAGTGTTCCTTGCTGTCAGCATGAATTGAATAGTCAAATCGATGCACCTGAACTCGGCATTATGCTTCAGCACGGTCTGATAAAAGAACGTTTCAGCGCACTGGCTACCGACTCAATTCGTGCAGAACTGCTATCGCTTGTTGGCTATGAAACGCAGTTAATGGAATTTATCGATATGGAACACACCCCTAAAAACATTTTGATTCGCGCCTATAAAACCGGTAAAAAACCGAGCACCGGACAATTTGAACGTTATCAGCAATTCACTTCTTTGCTGTCAGCTAAACCCTTTTTAGAAAACGAATTAAAGGAGTACCTATGA